Sequence from the Brevundimonas diminuta genome:
CGTTCGCAGATCGGAATTTGCTTTGGCGGCCGGCATCAAAAGATCAGGAAGCCCGCTCGTGTTGGACAGCAGGTGCGCCAAGGTAACGGTCGCTCCGCTGCTCGTAGGGAAATCTGGAAGAAGCGTAGATAGAGGCGTGTCCAGGCGCAGCAATCCGATCTCCGCCAGCCGAAGAACCATGGCAGCCGTGAACCATTTGGAGATGGAGCCAATGGCGTAGGTTGAGGCAGTGCTGGCCGGGGAATGATTGCGAACGTCGGACACGCCGTAGGCCTTTGACATGATCGATCGACCGGCGATCGCAACCGCGATCACGCCGTTGAAGTTCTGTGTCTGGGCAAAGCCGTCAGCAACCACTTCGATAGCCCCCGTATCCATTGCAACGGATTGGCCTGCCGGCATAAGCGCCACTGTCGCTAACGACGTGGCAAGCAGTTGGCGACGCGGCATATTCATCTGAAGTTCTCGGTTGGGACGCCCACCTTTATAGAAAGCTTCACCACGCTCAACCAAGTGACAACGGAGACAGGTTCGCCCTCTACTCGATTGGCTTGAAGACTAAGCAATCGTCAGCGCGGAGGGTTAGTCCTGACCGTTGCCCGGTTCGATGGGACCGCCCAGCGGCACTTCCGGGGCCGGAATGTCTGCGCGGACCAGCCGATGCGCCGCCGCCGCAAGTTTGTGTCGCATCTGCGCCGGTCGGCGCCACGGTCGTAGGCTGTCGGCAGCCGAGATTGGATCGCCCAGGTGGTGTTCGGCGACGAACCGGGAGAAGGCGCCGTGATGGCGTGATCGGAGCGGACGCAGACGGTCCAATCCTTCGTCGCGCAGATGTTCGATGGCCGCGCTGACGCCGCCATATGTCGTGACGGCCTGGCTAACACGCATCTCCTCGCACCCCAGCCAGTGCGCAATCAGCCGATTACGAAATACGCCGACGCAGGCCCCTCCCGCCGCTTCGGGGTCCGATCCCGCATCCAGGGTCAGGTCGCATTCACTATCGAAGCCCTGCGACCGGTTGTTGACGTTGCTGGACCCGATACGCACGAAACGGTTGTCGATGACGGCAAGCTTGGCGTGGACGATGATGATCCGGCCATTGCGCGTGACAGGGCTGTAGGCGCTGAACCGCCCATGCCGATCGGCGTCTTCTAGCCGTTTGAGAAAGGCCGAGCGCGTCTTGTCCATGGTCATTTGATCGAACCAGCTCGGCGAATGCTGGGTCGACACCAAGATCACCTCCGGGCCGTCGGCTTCATCAAGCCGCTGAGCGATAGCCTCTGCAACGATGGGCGAGGTGAAATACTGGTTCTCAATGTAGAGGGTCGTCTTGGCCGCAGCGATCGCGGCCAATGTGGCCGCCTCGCCCTGCCTCAACTCCGGAAAATCTTTCCACGGGGCCTGACTTCGAGACACGCCAATCTCAACGTTTTCCAGATCGGGCTTCACAGCGTCCGGCCAGACGTCGCAAACGGTTTCAGCCCAGGCGGCAAGCAGCTCTCCCGTCGCTCTCGCCCATCGTTCGCGGAAAAGGTCACCCAGAGTGGCCGCCGCAGGACCATCGACCATCGCCATGACCTCATGGCGGCAATCGTAGCAGGGCGTTCCCTTCTCGGTCTTCCCCCGACGCGGGTCGGGGTGGAGATGTTCGGGGCTATCCCATCGGTCGGGACCGATGTCGCAACTGCCGCAGAAGGCCACGGCGTCATCCACGATGATGACCTTCTGGTGGTGGGAAGCGCCTGGCGGCAAGGTTCCGTCCAGACGGAAATCGACGCGCGTGTCGGCGAAGAAGCGACGGCTGCGCCAGGGAAAGAAGCGCTGCGTGGCCGCAACGGCTAGGGGCGACTTCCAGCACAGGATCCGGATTTCCAAATCTGGCTGGGCTTGCGACAGCTCTTTGAGGAAGCGGCCGATTGTTTGCGGACCAGAGCCGTCCGCTGGCTTGTGATCAAGGACGGTGTCGGGATCAAAGGCCCAGTTCAGGAAGTGGATGGTCCGACTCGCCTGGCTCATCGCCGCCTTTGCGGCCGCCAGATAGGGCTCCATGTCCACCAACAGCGCGGCGCGGGGCGCGACTTCGGCACGCCAGCAGGTGGTTCCGACTTCCAGCATGTCCGTTTCTCCCGACCAAAATCGCCCGGTGAGCCGGTCGCACTGCTTACATCATATTGAAGATGTCGCGACGCCCCCGACAGGCATCCGGAGCGTCGCGGCGCTTCTCTTACTGGGTCCGGGCCGCAGCGTCAGCGGCCGCATCGGTCTTGCGCGCTGCGGTATCGGCGGCGGCATCGGCGTTAGCTGCCGCTTCCTTGGCTGCATCGGTGGTTGCGTCGGCGGCGGCGTCCGCATTCGCGGCTGTGTCACTGGCCGCCGAGGCGACCGTGTCGCCGGCGTTTTCCGCCGTAGCGGCGGCGTTTTGCTCGGTCCGCTCGGAGCAAGCCGACAAGGCCAAGGCGGCCGCGGCGGCGATATACAGCATACGCATGATGTGTTTCCTCTTGCTGACCCGGCGGCTGATCCGCCTTCGATTGCAGCGTCGTCAGGCTAGGGCGAAGGCCTGCCGATGGCGACAGACATTTTCTGATCCGGCTCCGATGTGTCGAGCGTCTGACGGCAGTTTCCCCAAACGTCTCAGGTAGGACGCCAAATATCGGCCTCGCGCCAAGAGCGGTCATCGCCTTAAAGCTCAAAAGCTGACGTCCAGCGGCTCAAAACCGTCCCCTCTGCAGGCTGCTCGCAGCAGCGCCACCTTGATCAGTTGCAGGCCCGTCCAGCTGAGCGGCTAATGATAGGAACCGTAAGCAGGATGGCCAATCCTAGATCGGCCATCCTGCGCCCAGCTCAGAAGAAGCCCAACTTGTCGGGGCTGTAGCTGACAAGAAGGTTTTTGGTCTGCTGATAGTGGTCCAGCATCATGCGGTGGTTTTCCCGACCGATGCCCGACTTCTTGTAGCCGCCGAAGGCCGCATGGGCCGGGTATTGGTGGTAGCAGTTGGTCCAGACGCGGCCTGCCTGGATGGCGCGACCGGCGCGGTAGGCAGTGTTCATGTCGCGTGACCAGACCCCGGCGCCCAGGCCGTAGTCCGTGTCATTGGCGATTGCCATGGCCTCTTCGAAGGTCTTGAAGGTCGTGACCGCCAAGACCGGACCGAAGATTTCCTCTTGGAAGATCCTCATGTGGTTGGCGCCTTTGAACACGGTGGGCTTGATGTAATAGCCGCCAGCCAAATCGTCCTTGAGCGCGGCCTGATCGCCGCCGGTCAGAACCTCGGCGCCCTCCTCCTTGCCGAGCTTCAGATAGCCCAGAATCTTGTCGAGCTGCTGGGTCGAGGCCTGCGCCCCCACCATGGTCGCGGGGTCCAGAGGGTCGCCTTGGACGATGGACTCCACCCGGGCGATCGCCTTCTCGATGAAGGTCTCATAGATGTCCTCATGGATCAGAGCCCGACTGGGGCACGTGCAGACCTCGCCCTGATTGAGCGCGAACATGGCGAAGCCTTCCAGCGCCTTGTCCAGATAGGCGTCGTCGTGATCCATCACGTCCTTGAAGAAGATGTTCGGCGACTTCCCGCCGAGCTCCAGCGTCACCGGGATCAGGTTCTGGGTCGCATAGCCCATGATCTTCTGACCGACGGCGGTCGAGCCGGTGAAGGCGATCTTCGCGATGCGAGGATTGGTGGCCAACGGCTCGCCCACCTCGCCACCCGTGCCCGAAACGATGTTCAGTACGCCGGCCGGCAGCAAATCCTGGATCAGTTCGATCACCACGAGGATAGACGCCGGGGTCTGCTCCGCCGGCTTCAGCACGATGCAGTTGCCCGCCGCCAGGGCCGGGGCGATTTTCCAGGCCGCCATCAGAATCGGGAAGTTCCAAGGGATGATCTGCCCCACCACGCCAAGCGGCTCATGGAAATGATAGGCGACCGTATCGTGGTCCAATTCCGAGATCCCGCCTTCCTGGGCCCGGATGCAGCCTGCGAAATAGCGGAAATGGTCGATCGCCAGGGGGATGTCGGCGGCCGTGGTCTCGCGCACTGGCTTGCCGTTGTCCCAAGTCTCCGCCTCTGCGACGGCTTGTAGATTGGCCTCGATCCGGTCGGCGATCTTGTTCAGGATGACGGCGCGTTCGGCGACGCTAGTTCGCCCCCAGGCTTCCTTGGCGGCGTGGGCGGCGTCCAGGGCCAGTTCGACGTCGGCCGCGTCCGATCGTGCGACCTCGCACAGGACCCGACCATTCACCGGCGAGGTGTTCTCGAAATAGCGGCCGTTAACGGGCGGGACCCACTGTCCGCCGATGAAGTTGTCGTAGCGCGCCTTGAATTTGGGGGTCGCGGCGCGAATGAATTCGGGCTTGGTCATGAAGGCCTCCTGCGTTGTCCTCTGGCGTCGATTGTCGACGTCGTTGGAGCAGAAGGTCGTCCGGCAGAGAGCATGACGCCAGACGACGCTGCCATGCTGCGGCGCACACCTGTCGCAGAACTGCGACAGATGGCTTGCTAAGGTGCGTTAGAGAGGCCGAGCCTGTGCAGCTTGCGGTGCAGGGTCGCGCGGCTGACCCCGAGAGCGCGCGCGGCCGCCGAGACATTGCCGCCGCTCAAGGCTAGCGCGCGACGCACCGCGCCGCGTTCGGCGTTCAGAAGACCGGCTTCTACTGCGCCAACGCCCAGAACCTCCGACGCCGCCAGCTGGTTCGCGATCCGGTCGTCGGTGATCGCGAGCGCGAGGCGTGCGGCGCGCGTCGCTCCGACCACCAGATCGTCCTGATCCACCGCCAGCAGGGCCGCCGTGTTTCGTCCGGCCGCATCGTCGGTCAGCACGATGCGCGCGTGTGGAAAAGCGTGCCGGAAGGTTTGCGCCTCGATCGCTCTCGCAGCGTCCGCCACCGCCGCCGCGATCAAGCCCAATACGCCCTGCGTCGCATCGGCCCGGCACGACGAGACATCCAACAAGCCCGCCAGCCGCCCTGTCGGTCCGTAGATGGGATGGCTGGTGCAACTCAGCGCCGTGTTACGGGTGTGAAAATGCTGATCGCGATGGATGGTCAGCGGCCGACGCTCGGCCAAAGCCGTGCCGATGCCGTTTGTACCCTCAACCGCCTCAGACCAGACCGCGCCGGGCCACAA
This genomic interval carries:
- a CDS encoding phospholipase D-like domain-containing protein, whose translation is MLEVGTTCWRAEVAPRAALLVDMEPYLAAAKAAMSQASRTIHFLNWAFDPDTVLDHKPADGSGPQTIGRFLKELSQAQPDLEIRILCWKSPLAVAATQRFFPWRSRRFFADTRVDFRLDGTLPPGASHHQKVIIVDDAVAFCGSCDIGPDRWDSPEHLHPDPRRGKTEKGTPCYDCRHEVMAMVDGPAAATLGDLFRERWARATGELLAAWAETVCDVWPDAVKPDLENVEIGVSRSQAPWKDFPELRQGEAATLAAIAAAKTTLYIENQYFTSPIVAEAIAQRLDEADGPEVILVSTQHSPSWFDQMTMDKTRSAFLKRLEDADRHGRFSAYSPVTRNGRIIIVHAKLAVIDNRFVRIGSSNVNNRSQGFDSECDLTLDAGSDPEAAGGACVGVFRNRLIAHWLGCEEMRVSQAVTTYGGVSAAIEHLRDEGLDRLRPLRSRHHGAFSRFVAEHHLGDPISAADSLRPWRRPAQMRHKLAAAAHRLVRADIPAPEVPLGGPIEPGNGQD
- the exaC gene encoding acetaldehyde dehydrogenase ExaC; this encodes MTKPEFIRAATPKFKARYDNFIGGQWVPPVNGRYFENTSPVNGRVLCEVARSDAADVELALDAAHAAKEAWGRTSVAERAVILNKIADRIEANLQAVAEAETWDNGKPVRETTAADIPLAIDHFRYFAGCIRAQEGGISELDHDTVAYHFHEPLGVVGQIIPWNFPILMAAWKIAPALAAGNCIVLKPAEQTPASILVVIELIQDLLPAGVLNIVSGTGGEVGEPLATNPRIAKIAFTGSTAVGQKIMGYATQNLIPVTLELGGKSPNIFFKDVMDHDDAYLDKALEGFAMFALNQGEVCTCPSRALIHEDIYETFIEKAIARVESIVQGDPLDPATMVGAQASTQQLDKILGYLKLGKEEGAEVLTGGDQAALKDDLAGGYYIKPTVFKGANHMRIFQEEIFGPVLAVTTFKTFEEAMAIANDTDYGLGAGVWSRDMNTAYRAGRAIQAGRVWTNCYHQYPAHAAFGGYKKSGIGRENHRMMLDHYQQTKNLLVSYSPDKLGFF
- a CDS encoding helix-turn-helix domain-containing protein, with the protein product MVAQTGNGHGKLIKQALDAAGGEARSALAASWRRSMSLYGLDPEDEGRPNTLTDQELREARDALEPMTRAAQDSLDRLFLAVGDTGCCVLLTNAEGVTLERRGAAADDEIFRRWGLWPGAVWSEAVEGTNGIGTALAERRPLTIHRDQHFHTRNTALSCTSHPIYGPTGRLAGLLDVSSCRADATQGVLGLIAAAVADAARAIEAQTFRHAFPHARIVLTDDAAGRNTAALLAVDQDDLVVGATRAARLALAITDDRIANQLAASEVLGVGAVEAGLLNAERGAVRRALALSGGNVSAAARALGVSRATLHRKLHRLGLSNAP